A window of the Janthinobacterium agaricidamnosum NBRC 102515 = DSM 9628 genome harbors these coding sequences:
- a CDS encoding CusA/CzcA family heavy metal efflux RND transporter, translating to MFERLIRFAIEQRWLVMLAVAVMAGLGIYNVQKLPIDAVPDITNVQVQVNTQAAGYSPLETEQRVTFPIETAMAGLPNLEQTRSLSRYGLSQVTVIFKDGTDIYFARQMINERLQQAKEKLPAGTVPAMGPVSTGLGEIYLWTVEARPGAKKPDGTPYTPTDLREIQDWIIKPQLRNVSGVTEINAIGGYAKEYQVAPLPEKLASYGMSLQDIVTALERNNGNVGAGYIEKRGEQLLIRAPGQVRSMDDIRNIILGNVEGVVIRIGDVAEIGIGRELRTGAATENGREVVLGTVFMLIGQNSRTVSQAVDKKMLDINRTLPEGVHAVTVYDRTVLVDKAINTVKKNLLEGAILVIAILFLFLGNIRAAIIAATVIPLAMLFTFTGMVHYHVSANLMSLGALDFGIIIDGAVVIVENCVRRLAHAQEKMGRPLTRAERFQEVFSASQEARRPLLYGQLIIMAVYLPIFALSGVEGRMFTPMALTVVIALLGAMVLSITFIPAAVALFIGDKVAEKDNVLMTAAKRCYAPALDKVMGNTPVLLAFGAVLVILSGLLVTRMGSEFVPSLNEGDIAIQALRIPGTSLTQSLAMQQQLETALLRRHPEIERVFARTGTAEIASDPMPPNISDGYIMLKPRSQWPQPGKTKEKLLEEIQATAEGLPGNNYEFSQPIQLRFNELISGVRSDVAVKLFGDDMDVLDDTAASISAVLAKVPGAAEVKVEQTTGLPMLTVNIDREQTARYGLNIADVQNTIATAIGGQQSGTLFQGDRRFDIVVRLPENLRNDVEQLKRLPIPLPRGEGADKRASFIPLGEVASLELAPGPNQVSREDGKRRIVISANVRGRDIGSFVADAELKIREQVKVPAGYWTSWGGQFEQLQSATHRLQLVVPLALLLVFILLFAMFGNLKDGLLVFSGIPFALTGGIIALWLRDIPMSISAAVGFIALSGVAVLNGLVMIAFIRQLREQGRTLDQAIREGALTRLRPVLMTALVASLGFVPMAIATGTGAEVQRPLATVVIGGILSSTALTLLVLPLLYRLAYRREESYVK from the coding sequence ATGTTTGAACGATTGATACGCTTTGCCATCGAGCAACGATGGCTGGTGATGCTGGCGGTGGCCGTGATGGCTGGGCTGGGCATCTACAATGTCCAGAAACTGCCGATCGACGCGGTGCCGGACATCACCAATGTGCAAGTGCAAGTCAACACGCAGGCGGCTGGTTATTCTCCGCTGGAAACCGAGCAGCGCGTGACTTTTCCGATCGAAACGGCGATGGCAGGTTTGCCCAACCTGGAACAAACCCGTTCGCTGTCGCGCTATGGCCTGTCGCAAGTGACGGTGATCTTCAAGGATGGCACCGATATTTATTTCGCGCGCCAGATGATCAACGAGCGCTTGCAGCAAGCGAAGGAAAAGCTGCCGGCCGGCACGGTACCGGCGATGGGACCGGTTTCCACCGGCCTCGGTGAAATCTACCTGTGGACGGTGGAAGCCAGGCCCGGCGCGAAAAAGCCGGACGGCACGCCGTACACGCCGACCGACTTGCGTGAAATCCAGGACTGGATCATCAAGCCCCAATTGCGCAACGTTAGCGGCGTCACGGAGATCAATGCCATCGGCGGTTACGCCAAGGAATACCAGGTTGCGCCGCTGCCGGAAAAACTGGCGTCGTACGGCATGAGCTTGCAAGATATCGTCACCGCGCTGGAGCGCAACAATGGCAACGTCGGCGCCGGTTATATCGAAAAACGCGGCGAGCAATTATTGATACGCGCGCCGGGCCAGGTGCGTTCGATGGACGATATCCGCAACATTATTCTTGGCAATGTCGAAGGCGTGGTGATCCGTATCGGCGATGTCGCCGAGATCGGCATCGGCCGTGAATTGCGCACCGGCGCGGCGACCGAAAACGGCCGCGAAGTGGTGCTTGGCACGGTGTTCATGCTGATCGGCCAGAATAGCCGCACGGTATCGCAAGCCGTCGACAAGAAGATGCTCGACATCAACCGCACCTTGCCGGAAGGCGTGCACGCCGTCACCGTGTATGACCGCACGGTGCTGGTCGACAAGGCCATCAATACCGTCAAGAAAAACTTGCTGGAAGGCGCGATCCTGGTGATCGCCATCCTGTTCCTATTCCTTGGCAATATCCGCGCCGCCATCATCGCCGCGACGGTGATTCCGCTGGCCATGCTGTTCACCTTCACCGGCATGGTCCATTACCACGTCAGCGCCAACCTGATGAGCCTGGGTGCGCTGGACTTCGGCATCATCATCGACGGCGCCGTGGTGATCGTCGAAAACTGCGTGCGCCGGCTGGCCCATGCGCAAGAAAAAATGGGCCGTCCTTTGACGCGGGCCGAACGTTTCCAGGAAGTTTTTTCGGCCTCGCAAGAAGCCCGCCGGCCGCTGCTGTACGGCCAATTGATCATCATGGCGGTGTACCTGCCGATCTTTGCGCTGAGCGGCGTCGAAGGCCGCATGTTCACGCCGATGGCGCTGACGGTGGTGATCGCGCTGCTGGGCGCGATGGTCTTGTCGATCACCTTCATTCCGGCCGCCGTGGCGCTGTTCATCGGCGACAAGGTGGCGGAAAAGGATAATGTCCTGATGACTGCCGCCAAGCGCTGCTACGCACCGGCGCTGGATAAGGTGATGGGCAACACGCCGGTGCTGCTGGCCTTTGGCGCCGTGCTGGTGATACTGTCCGGCTTGCTGGTGACGCGCATGGGCAGCGAATTCGTGCCCAGCCTGAACGAGGGCGATATCGCGATCCAGGCGCTGCGCATCCCCGGCACCAGCCTGACGCAATCGCTGGCCATGCAGCAGCAGCTGGAAACCGCGCTGCTCCGGCGCCATCCGGAAATCGAGCGGGTGTTTGCGCGCACCGGCACGGCGGAAATCGCGTCCGACCCGATGCCGCCGAATATTTCCGACGGCTACATCATGCTGAAACCGCGCAGCCAGTGGCCGCAGCCGGGCAAGACCAAGGAGAAATTGCTGGAAGAAATACAGGCGACGGCAGAAGGCTTGCCTGGTAACAACTACGAGTTTTCCCAGCCGATACAGCTGCGCTTCAACGAATTGATTTCCGGCGTGCGCAGCGATGTCGCGGTCAAATTGTTTGGCGACGATATGGACGTGCTGGACGATACCGCCGCGAGCATCTCGGCGGTGCTGGCAAAGGTTCCCGGCGCGGCCGAAGTCAAGGTCGAGCAAACCACCGGCTTGCCTATGCTGACAGTCAATATCGACCGCGAACAAACCGCGCGTTACGGCTTGAACATCGCCGACGTGCAAAACACCATCGCCACCGCGATCGGCGGCCAGCAAAGCGGCACGCTGTTCCAGGGCGACCGCCGTTTCGACATCGTGGTGCGGTTGCCGGAAAACCTGCGCAACGATGTCGAGCAACTGAAACGCTTGCCGATACCGTTGCCGCGCGGTGAAGGCGCAGACAAGCGCGCCAGCTTCATTCCACTGGGCGAAGTGGCCAGCCTGGAACTGGCGCCGGGGCCGAACCAGGTCAGCCGCGAAGACGGCAAGCGCCGCATCGTCATCAGCGCCAATGTGCGCGGGCGCGATATCGGCTCCTTCGTCGCCGACGCCGAGCTGAAAATCCGCGAACAGGTCAAGGTGCCGGCCGGCTACTGGACCAGCTGGGGCGGCCAGTTCGAGCAATTGCAATCGGCCACGCACCGCTTGCAACTGGTGGTGCCGCTGGCGCTGTTGCTGGTGTTTATCTTGCTGTTCGCCATGTTCGGCAATCTCAAGGATGGTTTGCTGGTGTTTAGCGGCATCCCGTTCGCCTTGACCGGCGGCATCATCGCGCTGTGGCTGCGCGATATCCCGATGTCGATCTCGGCGGCGGTCGGCTTTATCGCGCTGTCCGGCGTGGCGGTGTTGAACGGGCTGGTGATGATCGCCTTCATCCGCCAGCTGCGCGAACAGGGCCGCACGCTGGACCAGGCGATACGGGAAGGTGCGCTGACGCGCTTGCGGCCGGTGCTGATGACGGCGCTGGTGGCGTCGCTGGGCTTCGTGCCGATGGCGATCGCCACCGGCACCGGCGCCGAAGTGCAGCGGCCGCTGGCCACCGTGGTGATCGGCGGCATCCTGTCATCGACGGCGCTGACCTTGCTGGTGTTGCCGCTGCTGTACCGGCTGGCTTACCGGCGTGAAGAATCGTACGTCAAATGA
- a CDS encoding CHASE domain-containing protein has product MNKPAAPPTAIRVFPDWMQPRFVAVLTLAICLGFTVGVWRSARDAAEQQVQADFHYRVRELVQQLESRMQTYLQVLYGVQGLYNSNGVIDRQAFHAYLDVQHIDQHFPGIHGVGYIPQVPLAAREAHVAALKAEGFPEYAIRPAGQRALYAPIVFLEPFNDSNLRAFGFDVYSEPLRRAALERARDSGQAAMTGKIRLVQDNDAAGLPLPGRAGQFGFLIVLPAYDNSRPSATVAQRRRGLLGWIFAPFRIDDLMAGLSGAHASLLDLEIYDGDVVSEASRMYDAAPGAAYGMRRTAQQKIALAGHRWTVLVGALPGFDEAVTDKPRLIAWAGVLLSLGLTVLTWLLARSRFHAKAALHQAGLLTRQLNDGQASLLAMAEASQRSQAMLRSILDSTVDGILVDTIEGRIFTSNRRFRELWHVPDALDWQANGSALFDYLEQQLEQAAPLNLGRQQMPQGHREQRDILQLRDGRVFEQFIRSMQLGNDVARLWSFRDITERNQVEQRERTRRHVLELLATGAPLGAVLENVVLGVELANPGMLCSILLLDAEGKHLLVGAAPSLPAFFNAEVHGHSLDTLQGSCGQVLRSGKRVIAEDIASDPLWSAYRELARRAELGSCWSEPIRGASGKLLGTFAIYHRSAHRPSRTNIALIEEASHLTGIAIEQAQSALALRAGEARFRSLYDNAPVALWEQDWSALNQALAELDLSGVQDLEHHLLAAPQRLKELAGMVRILDVNAAALAQVGAAGPGEIASLSLAQNFDDSAMESFARTLAALARGAHLFECESSFLRLDGVERQNELTLLVMPGHEHSLDFVIVSTLDITERKRMNAELLLLATTDFLTGLPNRRQFMARLDDEQARLQREIESCASVLMLDIDYFKHINDEYGHAVGDAVLRHLGGLMRQIQRKVDTLGRVGGEEFAILLPGTDTVAAGLYAERLRRHIAETPLQLSNGYGNIAVTVSIGIAAMSGAEADCDSVLLRADQALYCAKRGGRNRVEQSISGGSGWIGKQAAN; this is encoded by the coding sequence ATGAACAAACCCGCCGCTCCGCCTACCGCCATCCGCGTATTTCCGGACTGGATGCAGCCGCGGTTTGTCGCCGTGTTGACGCTGGCCATTTGCCTGGGGTTTACGGTGGGTGTCTGGCGCAGTGCCCGCGATGCCGCCGAGCAGCAGGTGCAAGCCGATTTTCATTACCGGGTGCGCGAGCTGGTGCAACAGCTGGAATCGCGCATGCAAACTTATCTGCAAGTCTTGTATGGCGTGCAGGGCTTGTATAACAGCAACGGCGTGATCGACCGCCAGGCTTTCCATGCCTACCTGGACGTGCAGCACATCGACCAGCATTTCCCCGGCATCCATGGCGTCGGCTATATTCCGCAAGTGCCGCTGGCCGCGCGCGAGGCGCATGTCGCGGCGCTGAAGGCGGAAGGTTTTCCCGAGTATGCGATCCGGCCAGCCGGCCAGCGCGCGCTGTATGCGCCCATCGTTTTCCTGGAACCGTTCAACGACAGCAATTTGCGCGCCTTCGGCTTCGATGTGTATTCCGAGCCGCTGCGGCGCGCGGCGCTGGAGCGGGCGCGCGACAGCGGGCAGGCGGCGATGACCGGCAAGATACGGCTGGTGCAGGACAACGACGCGGCCGGCTTGCCGCTGCCGGGCCGGGCCGGCCAATTCGGTTTCCTGATCGTCTTGCCGGCCTACGACAACAGCCGTCCGTCGGCCACGGTGGCGCAGCGCCGGCGCGGTTTGCTCGGCTGGATTTTTGCGCCGTTCCGCATCGACGACTTGATGGCCGGCCTGAGCGGCGCCCATGCCAGCTTGCTGGACCTGGAAATCTACGATGGCGACGTGGTCAGCGAGGCCAGCCGCATGTATGACGCGGCGCCCGGCGCGGCCTACGGCATGCGCCGCACCGCGCAGCAAAAGATCGCGCTGGCCGGCCACCGCTGGACCGTGCTGGTCGGCGCCTTGCCCGGCTTCGACGAGGCCGTGACCGACAAGCCGCGCCTGATCGCCTGGGCCGGCGTGCTGCTCAGCCTCGGCTTGACGGTGCTGACCTGGCTGCTGGCGCGCAGCCGCTTCCACGCCAAGGCGGCGCTGCACCAGGCTGGTTTGCTGACGCGGCAATTGAACGATGGCCAGGCCAGCCTGCTGGCGATGGCGGAAGCGTCGCAGCGCAGCCAGGCGATGCTGCGCAGCATACTCGATTCGACCGTCGACGGCATCCTGGTCGATACCATCGAGGGGCGGATTTTTACGTCGAACCGGCGCTTCCGCGAATTGTGGCATGTGCCCGATGCGCTCGATTGGCAAGCCAACGGCTCCGCCTTGTTCGACTATCTGGAGCAGCAGCTGGAACAAGCCGCGCCGTTGAACCTGGGCCGCCAGCAGATGCCGCAAGGCCACCGCGAACAGCGCGATATCCTGCAACTGCGCGACGGCCGGGTATTTGAACAATTCATCCGCAGCATGCAACTGGGCAATGATGTGGCGCGGCTATGGTCGTTCCGCGACATCACCGAGCGCAACCAGGTGGAGCAGCGCGAACGGACGCGGCGCCATGTGCTGGAATTGCTGGCCACCGGCGCGCCGCTGGGCGCGGTGCTGGAAAACGTGGTGCTGGGCGTCGAGTTGGCCAATCCCGGCATGTTGTGCAGCATCTTGCTGCTCGATGCCGAGGGCAAGCATTTGCTGGTCGGGGCCGCGCCCAGCCTGCCGGCTTTTTTTAACGCCGAAGTGCATGGCCATTCGCTCGACACTTTGCAAGGTTCTTGCGGGCAAGTGCTGCGCAGTGGCAAAAGGGTGATTGCCGAAGATATCGCCAGCGATCCCTTATGGTCGGCCTACCGCGAGCTGGCGCGGCGCGCCGAGCTTGGATCGTGCTGGTCGGAGCCGATACGCGGCGCCAGCGGCAAGCTGCTGGGCACGTTCGCGATTTACCACCGCAGCGCGCACCGGCCCAGCCGGACCAATATTGCCTTGATCGAAGAAGCGTCGCACCTGACCGGCATCGCGATCGAACAGGCGCAATCGGCGCTGGCGCTGCGCGCCGGCGAAGCGCGTTTCCGCAGCCTGTACGACAATGCCCCGGTCGCCTTGTGGGAGCAGGATTGGTCGGCCTTGAACCAGGCGCTGGCCGAGCTCGATTTGTCCGGCGTGCAAGACCTGGAACATCACTTGCTGGCCGCTCCGCAGCGCTTGAAGGAATTGGCCGGCATGGTCAGGATACTCGACGTCAACGCCGCGGCGCTGGCCCAGGTCGGCGCGGCCGGACCCGGCGAAATCGCCAGCCTGAGCCTGGCGCAAAATTTCGACGACAGCGCGATGGAAAGTTTTGCGCGGACGCTGGCGGCGCTGGCGCGCGGCGCCCATCTGTTCGAATGCGAAAGCAGTTTCTTGCGGCTCGACGGTGTCGAACGGCAAAACGAATTGACCTTGCTGGTGATGCCGGGCCATGAACACAGCCTCGATTTTGTCATCGTGTCGACGCTCGATATTACCGAACGCAAACGCATGAACGCCGAATTGCTGTTGCTGGCGACCACCGATTTCCTGACCGGCTTGCCGAACCGGCGCCAGTTCATGGCGCGCCTCGATGATGAACAAGCCCGCTTGCAGCGCGAAATCGAAAGCTGCGCCAGTGTATTGATGCTCGATATCGATTACTTCAAGCACATCAACGATGAATATGGCCACGCGGTCGGCGATGCGGTCTTGCGCCACCTGGGCGGCTTGATGCGGCAAATCCAGCGCAAGGTCGATACCCTGGGACGCGTCGGCGGCGAGGAATTCGCGATCTTGTTGCCCGGCACCGACACCGTGGCGGCCGGCCTGTACGCCGAGCGGCTGCGGCGCCACATCGCCGAGACGCCATTGCAACTGAGCAATGGCTACGGCAATATCGCGGTCACCGTCAGCATCGGCATCGCCGCGATGTCCGGCGCCGAAGCCGATTGCGACTCGGTGCTGCTGCGCGCCGACCAGGCCCTGTATTGCGCCAAGCGCGGCGGGCGCAACCGGGTCGAACAGAGTATCAGCGGCGGCTCCGGCTGGATCGGTAAACAGGCGGCAAATTAA
- the queC gene encoding 7-cyano-7-deazaguanine synthase QueC — MLATDSALVLFSGGQDSTTCLAWALEHYARVETIGFDYGQRHAIELTVRPTLLEQMRGQSAEWHSRLGQDHMIDLSLIAAISDTALTQNVEIAMQENGLPNTFVPGRNLLFMTVAATVAYRRGLTVLVGGMCETDFSGYPDCRDDTMKALQVALNLGMATRLKVETPLMWLDKSQTWDLAHGLGGQPLVDLIRSGTHTCYLGERGQLHDWGYGCGTCPACALRAKGYQEYAARSGAV, encoded by the coding sequence ATGCTTGCAACTGACTCCGCACTGGTGCTGTTTAGCGGTGGACAAGACTCCACCACTTGCCTGGCCTGGGCCCTGGAACATTATGCGCGGGTTGAAACCATCGGTTTTGACTACGGCCAGCGCCATGCGATCGAATTGACGGTGCGCCCGACGCTGCTGGAGCAGATGCGCGGCCAGTCGGCCGAGTGGCATAGCCGCCTGGGACAGGATCATATGATCGACCTGTCGCTGATCGCCGCCATTTCCGATACGGCGCTGACGCAAAACGTCGAAATCGCGATGCAGGAAAACGGCTTGCCGAATACCTTCGTGCCGGGTCGTAACTTGCTGTTCATGACGGTTGCGGCCACGGTGGCGTACCGGCGCGGCTTGACGGTGTTGGTCGGCGGCATGTGCGAAACGGATTTCTCCGGTTATCCGGATTGCCGCGACGATACGATGAAAGCGCTGCAAGTGGCGCTGAACCTGGGCATGGCGACCCGCTTGAAAGTGGAAACCCCGCTGATGTGGCTGGACAAGAGCCAGACCTGGGACCTGGCGCATGGCTTGGGCGGCCAGCCGCTGGTCGACCTGATCCGCAGCGGCACCCACACTTGCTACCTGGGCGAACGTGGCCAGTTGCACGACTGGGGCTACGGCTGCGGCACTTGCCCGGCCTGCGCCTTGCGCGCCAAGGGTTACCAGGAATATGCGGCGCGCAGCGGCGCCGTTTAA
- a CDS encoding autotransporter assembly complex protein TamA has product MGQMTLAVASGAVLALPVHAFAALQDAAANETEASPAAAPAALHYVVKVDAPDPLDDLLEKNLDLFRFQDNPRTDREQLQRLVRGAPEQVRNLVATAGFYTPDVSVRLDDGSGTPTVHIKVEPGQPVVVGQVELVLQGFDTTPPLASSDPFDTDALKASWTLQQGQVFRQAEWEQAKRGLLRQVVQTRYPRAQLVDTEAQVDPDTHTVALKVVLDSGPELRFGELRIEGLKRYPASVIRNLNQIHPGDYYDEASLQAYQARLQDTGYFASVEVSADMSSVLSEQLDVVQQSQEVRQDPAAVKPKGPGVMAPLPLLVRVTENKQQNVSAGLGYSTNTGNRAQLNYDNLNVMGLKLKSALTMETKKQSARGDFYFPTTPDGYNDSVGASFERSDISNEITSVSTIAAKRRWGTPQLERSLSFEFLSEGKTVDGLDPTRSKSLPLTFSLTKRRLDNLLFPSQGYVINAQLGGALLPILTDERFVRGSAKFVYYQPVGAKGTVIVRGEGGALGSKEKAGVPAVYLFRAGGDQSVRGYAYQDLGVREGDAIVGGRYLATASAEYQYWFKPKWGAAAFYDAGNAADTLKDLHPKSGYGLGVRYKSPVGPINVDVAYGHAVQKYRMHFSLGFTF; this is encoded by the coding sequence ATGGGACAAATGACACTGGCGGTGGCCAGCGGCGCCGTGCTGGCCTTGCCGGTGCATGCTTTTGCCGCATTGCAAGACGCAGCGGCTAACGAAACCGAAGCGTCCCCGGCCGCGGCACCAGCCGCATTGCACTATGTCGTCAAGGTCGACGCCCCCGATCCGCTCGATGACTTGTTGGAAAAAAACCTGGACCTGTTCCGCTTCCAGGACAATCCGCGCACCGACCGCGAGCAATTGCAGCGGCTGGTGCGCGGCGCGCCGGAACAAGTCAGGAACCTGGTCGCGACCGCCGGCTTTTACACGCCCGACGTCAGCGTCAGGCTCGATGACGGCAGCGGCACGCCGACGGTGCATATCAAGGTCGAGCCGGGCCAGCCGGTGGTGGTCGGCCAGGTTGAACTGGTATTACAGGGTTTTGATACCACGCCGCCGCTGGCCAGCAGCGATCCCTTCGATACCGACGCGTTGAAAGCCAGCTGGACCTTGCAGCAAGGCCAGGTATTCCGCCAGGCCGAGTGGGAACAAGCCAAGCGCGGCTTGCTGCGGCAAGTGGTGCAAACCCGCTACCCGCGCGCGCAACTGGTCGACACCGAGGCGCAAGTCGATCCGGACACGCATACGGTGGCCTTGAAGGTGGTGCTCGACAGCGGTCCCGAATTACGGTTTGGCGAATTGCGCATCGAAGGCTTGAAGCGCTATCCGGCCTCGGTGATCCGTAATCTGAACCAGATCCACCCCGGCGATTATTACGATGAAGCATCGCTGCAGGCCTACCAGGCGCGTTTGCAAGATACCGGTTACTTCGCCAGCGTCGAAGTCAGCGCCGACATGAGCAGCGTGCTGAGCGAACAGCTCGATGTCGTCCAGCAAAGCCAGGAAGTCAGGCAAGACCCGGCCGCCGTCAAGCCGAAAGGCCCGGGCGTGATGGCGCCGCTGCCGCTGCTGGTGCGCGTCACCGAAAACAAGCAGCAAAACGTCAGCGCCGGTCTCGGTTACAGCACCAATACCGGTAACCGCGCCCAGTTGAACTATGACAACCTGAACGTCATGGGCCTGAAGTTGAAAAGCGCGCTGACGATGGAAACCAAGAAACAAAGCGCGCGCGGCGACTTTTATTTCCCGACCACGCCTGACGGCTACAACGACAGCGTCGGCGCGTCGTTCGAGCGCAGCGACATTTCCAACGAAATCACCAGCGTGTCGACCATCGCCGCCAAGCGCCGCTGGGGCACGCCGCAGCTGGAACGCAGCCTGTCCTTCGAATTCTTGAGCGAGGGAAAAACCGTCGATGGCCTGGACCCGACCCGCAGCAAAAGCTTGCCGCTGACCTTTTCGCTCACCAAGCGCCGCCTCGACAATCTTTTATTCCCCAGCCAGGGTTACGTCATCAACGCCCAGCTGGGCGGCGCCCTGCTGCCGATCCTGACCGATGAACGCTTCGTGCGCGGCAGCGCCAAGTTCGTGTACTACCAGCCGGTCGGCGCCAAAGGCACGGTGATCGTGCGCGGCGAAGGCGGCGCGCTCGGTTCCAAGGAAAAAGCCGGCGTGCCGGCGGTGTACCTGTTCCGCGCCGGCGGCGACCAGTCGGTGCGCGGCTACGCCTACCAGGACCTGGGCGTGCGCGAAGGCGACGCCATCGTCGGCGGCCGCTACCTGGCCACCGCCAGCGCCGAATACCAGTACTGGTTCAAGCCGAAATGGGGCGCCGCCGCGTTCTACGACGCCGGCAATGCGGCCGATACGCTGAAGGACCTGCATCCGAAATCCGGCTATGGCCTGGGGGTGCGTTATAAAAGTCCGGTCGGCCCGATCAATGTCGATGTCGCGTATGGCCACGCGGTCCAAAAATACCGTATGCACTTTTCTCTGGGATTCACGTTCTAA